In Pseudomonas poae, a single genomic region encodes these proteins:
- a CDS encoding OprD family porin: MKKSTLALAVAVAGIAQQVSAAGFIEDSKATLGLRNFYINTDNRDGHRGTSNSASKNAEWGQGFDLRFISGYTQGTVQFGVDAIGLYGVRLDSSHAEHGNYTGTASGGTVFPSDGNTAVNDFASLGVTGKVKISQTELKLGTLQPKLPVIVTNDGRLLPQTFQGGQITTNDIKDLTLVAGQIEKAKGRNSSNNENLSIASANASSNYSAGKFSNKFYYAGGDYKLTKDLTAQYYYGNLEDFYKQHFLGLTHNWAIGPGVLKSDLRYFNSSDDGKNGNTAAYYTSGNYQGFASGRGKVDNNLYSGLFLYTVAGHTFGGGYQVSNGSSDFPWLNQGDGSSAYITTDMQIQKFARAGERTWQARYAYDFAKVGVPGLTAGVVYLKGTDIDTVTSTRAELTGQSEWERDITVAYVIPEGPLKNLGVAWKNAMWRTDLANTRSQDENRLIVSYSLPLF; the protein is encoded by the coding sequence ATGAAGAAGTCAACATTGGCGCTGGCTGTGGCTGTCGCTGGCATTGCCCAACAGGTAAGCGCTGCTGGTTTTATCGAAGACAGCAAAGCCACCCTGGGTCTGCGTAACTTTTACATCAACACTGATAACCGCGATGGTCACCGCGGCACATCCAACTCGGCTAGCAAAAACGCCGAGTGGGGCCAAGGCTTCGACCTGCGTTTCATCTCGGGTTACACCCAAGGTACTGTCCAGTTTGGTGTTGATGCGATCGGCCTTTACGGCGTACGCCTCGATTCCAGCCATGCAGAACACGGTAACTACACTGGCACCGCTTCCGGTGGCACCGTGTTCCCAAGCGATGGCAACACTGCCGTCAACGATTTCGCCAGCCTGGGCGTGACCGGTAAGGTCAAGATCTCCCAAACCGAACTGAAGCTGGGCACCCTGCAGCCTAAGCTGCCGGTTATCGTGACCAACGATGGTCGTCTGCTGCCGCAAACCTTCCAAGGCGGCCAGATCACCACCAACGACATCAAGGATTTGACACTGGTTGCCGGCCAGATCGAAAAAGCCAAGGGTCGTAACTCCAGCAACAACGAAAACCTGTCGATTGCTAGCGCAAACGCCAGCTCGAACTACAGCGCTGGCAAGTTCAGCAACAAGTTCTACTACGCCGGTGGTGACTACAAGCTGACCAAAGACCTGACTGCCCAGTACTACTACGGCAATCTGGAAGACTTCTACAAGCAGCACTTCCTGGGCCTGACCCACAACTGGGCAATCGGCCCAGGTGTATTGAAGTCTGACCTGCGTTATTTCAACAGCTCTGACGACGGTAAAAACGGCAACACCGCCGCTTACTACACCAGTGGTAACTACCAAGGTTTTGCATCAGGCAGGGGTAAGGTTGATAACAACCTGTACAGCGGCCTGTTCCTGTACACCGTTGCCGGCCACACCTTTGGTGGTGGTTACCAGGTGAGCAATGGCAGCAGCGACTTCCCTTGGTTGAACCAGGGCGACGGTTCGTCGGCTTACATCACTACCGACATGCAAATCCAGAAGTTCGCCCGTGCTGGCGAGCGCACCTGGCAAGCACGTTACGCTTACGATTTCGCTAAAGTCGGCGTACCTGGCCTGACTGCCGGTGTTGTTTACCTCAAAGGTACCGACATCGACACCGTCACCTCCACCCGTGCTGAGCTGACCGGTCAATCCGAGTGGGAACGTGACATCACTGTTGCCTACGTAATCCCGGAAGGCCCGCTGAAAAACCTCGGTGTTGCCTGGAAAAACGCTATGTGGCGTACCGACCTGGCGAACACTCGTTCCCAGGACGAAAACCGCCTGATCGTCAGCTACTCGCTGCCACTGTTCTAG
- a CDS encoding NADPH-dependent FMN reductase, producing MLVVTLGGSPSQRSRSGVLLEKTRQWLQDKGVEVVSYQIRDFPAEDLLHARFDSPKVIDLLQQVANADGLVIATPVYKASFSGALKTVLDLLPERALAHKIVLPMATGGSIAHMLAVDYALKPVLSALKAQELLHGIFAEDSQIAYAEGSAQAQLVPVLEHRLHEALETLYGAMARRPKPLDPHVLNERLLSARWSI from the coding sequence ATGTTGGTCGTAACACTTGGAGGCAGTCCCAGCCAGCGCTCCCGCTCCGGGGTCCTGCTGGAAAAAACCCGTCAGTGGCTGCAAGACAAAGGTGTGGAAGTGGTGAGTTATCAGATACGGGACTTCCCGGCTGAAGACTTGCTGCATGCACGCTTTGACAGCCCCAAGGTCATTGACCTGTTGCAGCAAGTGGCCAACGCCGATGGCCTGGTGATCGCCACGCCGGTGTACAAGGCCTCGTTCTCCGGTGCACTGAAGACCGTGCTGGACCTGCTGCCCGAACGCGCCCTGGCTCACAAGATCGTCTTGCCGATGGCCACCGGTGGCAGCATCGCCCACATGCTCGCAGTGGACTACGCCTTGAAGCCGGTGTTGTCGGCATTGAAAGCCCAGGAATTGCTCCACGGCATCTTTGCCGAAGACAGCCAGATCGCTTACGCCGAAGGCAGTGCCCAGGCGCAATTGGTGCCGGTACTTGAACACCGTTTACACGAGGCCCTGGAGACGCTGTACGGCGCCATGGCCCGTCGCCCTAAACCGCTGGACCCCCATGTGTTGAATGAACGTTTGTTGAGTGCTCGCTGGAGCATTTGA